Proteins encoded by one window of Coffea eugenioides isolate CCC68of unplaced genomic scaffold, Ceug_1.0 ScVebR1_3468;HRSCAF=4685, whole genome shotgun sequence:
- the LOC113757945 gene encoding uncharacterized protein LOC113757945 yields MAVGGVPTSFRFLDVWRSHAEFQSVVRQAWEVEGEGRPIKVLLMKLKTVKQELRKWNKEVFGNIFDRVREHEEKVLALECSLEEGPSEEGQYQLVQAQGELKQSLLREAAYWRQKACLRWLWEGDANSKFFHAQVKQRRARSCIHRMKDGNRVWTEQAGRIEDLAVAFFEGILSQPDRVQVDPSLLSVIPSIIMEQDNVSLQRFPTEEEIRLVIFQMDGVELPWGYTSTWLALIPKVPGASFFSDFCPISLCNFVNKIISKLLVRRLESVMPKIISPQHSGFIKGRQISDNILLALEMCSALGKKVWGSNVALKLDMGKAYDRVSWNFLI; encoded by the exons ATGGCGGTGGGTGGGGTTCCTACAAGCTTTCGATTCCTTGATGTTTGGAGGTCACATGCTGAGTTCCAGAGTGTGGTTAGGCAGGCATGGGAGGTGGAGGGTGAGGGACGGCCTATTAAAGTCCTACTCATGAAGCTAAAAACGGTGAAGCAGGAATTGCGCAAATGGAATAAGGAGGTTTTTGGAAATATATTTGACCGTGTGAGGGAACATGAGGAAAAGGTCTTGGCTCTGGAATGCTCCTTAGAGGAGGGTCCATCGGAGGAAGGGCAATATCAGCTGGTACAGGCTCAGGGTGAACTCAAGCAGTCTTTGCTTCGGGAGGCGGCCTATTGGCGTCAAAAGGCGTGCCTGCGGTGGCTTTGGGAGGGGGATGCCAACTCTAAGTTTTTCCATGCACAGGTGAAGCAGCGGAGGGCTCGCTCGTGTATACATCGGATGAAAGATGGTAATAGGGTTTGGACGGAGCAGGCCGGCAGGATTGAGGACTTGGCGGTTGCATTCTTTGAGGGCATTTTGTCACAACCTGACCGGGTGCAGGTGGACCCCTCTCTACTAAGTGTGATCCCGTCGATTATTATGGAACAGGATAACGTGAGCCTTCAACGGTTCCCCACGGAGGAGGAAATCAGGTTAGTCATTTTCCAGATGGATG GAGTGGAGCTGCCCTGGGGATACACGTCTACATGGTTGGCTTTGATCCCTAAGGTTCCTGGGGCGTCATTTTTCTCAGATTTTTGCCCAATTAGCCTGTGCAATTTTGTCAATAAAATCATTTCCAAGCTGTTAGTGAGGCGCTTGGAAAGTGTGATGCCGAAGATAATTTCGCCACAGCATAGTGGCTTTATAAAGGGTCGACAAATCTCGGATAATATTTTACTGGCTTTAGAGATGTGCTCGGCTTTAGGGAAGAAGGTGTGGGGATCTAATGTTGCCCTCAAACTGGACATGGGCAAGGCATATGATCGGGTATCATGGAATTTTCTAATCTAA